The Deltaproteobacteria bacterium genome segment CTTAGAAGTTCAAAAATTATATGACGAAAAAATAAAGGCTCTTTCGAGTGAAGAAAAATTTTTAAGGGGAATTTCCCTCACCCATTTCTGCCGTGAAATGTGTTGGGCTGGAATTCATGAACGTAATCCACTCATGAATTTACAAGAATCTAAAGTGAGTTTTTTCGAGACAGTTTATGGAGCTTGCTTCTCCAAACAAGAAAAGAAAAAAATTGCTGTTTTTTTTATGCAACACGGTAAAAAATCATAGCTCAACCATAACGAATAATTTGAAACATTTCCAAAAAGTGCCGTATCTTTGGGTGGAGAATTGAAATTTAAATTTTACACCTCATCAAAATCTAAACTTTAAAAAGTAAATAAACCCACATCCCCAAAGCCAAAGCAGTCTTCATAAAACTGGCAACCATGCGCGAAAAAAAGACGGCAAAAGCTGAAAGTGTGGCATTTTTAAACGACTGCCTTTTCACATACTCATAAACAAAGGCCCCTAAAAAAGTGCCCAGTAACAAACCCAAGAGAGATCCAATCAAAAAAACAGGCACACCTATCAAGGCCCCCAATAGGCCTCCGGCCAATGAAGCCCAGAATGCACCTGTAGATACTTGAAGCTTCTTAGCTCCCCAAAAAGAGACAAAGAGCTCAAGTATTTCACCCATAAGGGCTAGTATAAATAGAAGTGCTAAAACTTTAAAATCGGAACTGGAACGAGAAAAATTCCAGAGAAGGGAATAGAGAAAAGACAAGGCAAAAATCAGCCAGGTGCCGGGCAGACCTAGAGGGACAAGGGCAACACCGACCAGAGAGGCTAGAAGAAGGATTATTTCGGGGACGAAATGCATCACAGTAGCTTAAACGACCTTCGGTGTATTTCACAAGGCCCCTTTTGAGCCAGCTCCTCACGATGCCTTGCAGTCGGATAACCTTTGTGGATTCCAAATGAAAAAGCCGGAAACTCTTTTTCATACTCTTTCATCATCCGATCGCGAGTCACCTTGGCAATAATGGATGCAGCCCCGATGGAAACACAATGCAAGTCGCCCTGGATGATTGCTTTTTGAGGGAGACACAATGGCAGGCAATGTCGTCCATCGATTAAAAGAATTTCCGGTTTTAGCGAAAGCTGTTCAACAGCAATAGCCATCGCCTTGAGAGAGGCTTGAAAGATGTTAATTTCGTCAATTATTTGGGGAGAAACCACACCAACACCCCAGGCAAGCGCGACCTCTAAAATTTTTTGATATAAGTCATCTCTTTTTTGGGGGCTGAGTAATTTGGAATCGGTAATTCCATCAAAACCAGGAGGATGGGGCAAAATGACCGCTGCCGCCACGACTGGACCCGCCAGACAGCCTCGCCCAACTTCGTCGGTACCCGCAATCAAGGAGCAGGCTTGAGATCGAAGATAAGGCTCTATTTTTTTTGGATTGATAGATTGTGGAAAATGATTAAGCAGGTTGAGCTTCTGTAGATACCGCGACCTGAGGGGCAGGTTCCGGGATCAGTATTTTACGTTGTTCTTCGGTGATACGCGCCTTTTTACCCTTTAATTCACGCAAATAATAAAGTTTAGCACGTCGAACACGACCCCGAGCCAGTGTCTCGATTTTTTCGAGGGTGGGTGAATAGTAGGGAAAAATTCTTTCAACGCCAACGCCGTAGGACACTTTACGAACGGTAAAGGTGGAACTGAGGCCGTTGTTATGGATACGAATGACTACCCCTTCAAAAATTTGGATACGTTCTTTTTCACCTTCGATAATTCTACAGTGAACTTTAACGCTATCCCCGGCTTTAAAAGTACTGGCCTTTACGGCAGGTAAGTTTTGGTAACAAATTTTTTGTAAGGTATTCATAAAAACAGCTCCATCTCAATTTATAAGAAAGTATGGGGTTAAAAGGATTTTTGGTTTCTGACAAGGCGAAAATATGAGAAAAAGCGGAGTTTACTAAAAGTAAATGAGCATTTTGAACAGATTTTCAACGCCGTCAGAAACCAAAAGGACTTTAACCCTATAGTTTCTAAGTGGTCAAAGGCCGCGAGGATGTATCAGGATCCTTTTTTCTTGTCAAACTTATCTAAAAGATCAGGCCGGCGAATTCGTGTTTTTTCCAGGGCTTGTTCCAGACGCCAGGCTTTTATCTTTTTAGGATTGCCAGAAAGTAGGGTTTCGGGCACAGGCAAATCCTCAAAAACTTCAGGTCTTGTGTAATGCGGGTATTCGAGCAGGCCCCATTCGATCGATTCTTCCTGAAGCGACTCTTCTTTTCCTATCACCCCGGGGATGAGACGCAAACAGGCATCTATGACCACTTGAGCGGCCACTTCCCCACCGGACAAAATATAATCTCCAATCGAAATTTCTTCATCGACATATTTATCAATAATCCGTTGATCAATTCCTTCATAACGTCCACAGATTAAAAGAATATTTTCAAAATCAGAAACCCAGGACTTTATTTTTTCCTGCTTGAGAAGTGGGCCTTGGGGAGTGAGATAAATAAGCCTTCCCCCTGCTTCTCTTTGTTTATAATCCTGAATGGCAGCCGCCAAAGGGGCAGGACTTAGAACCATGCCCGCACCTCCACCATAAGGACTATCATCCACACGCTTGTGCTTGTTTTGGGTAAATAAACGCAGATCTTGTACTAGAACGGAAAATAGCTTCTTTTGAAGGGCCTTACCCACTAGGCTTTGCTGAAGGTAGGAATCAAAAAAGTGGGGAAAGATGGTGAGTATTTCAATTTTTTTAAGCATTTTTCTATAGAGAACACATTTTTTGTATATGTTTCCCCCTCTTAAGCTAAGAGGGGGTTAGGGGGCGTTATGGTAATTGCCTACAAGTGCGCCATAACCCCTCCCAACCTCCCCTTAGCTTAAGGGGAGGAGTAGG includes the following:
- a CDS encoding ribonuclease HII translates to MNPKKIEPYLRSQACSLIAGTDEVGRGCLAGPVVAAAVILPHPPGFDGITDSKLLSPQKRDDLYQKILEVALAWGVGVVSPQIIDEINIFQASLKAMAIAVEQLSLKPEILLIDGRHCLPLCLPQKAIIQGDLHCVSIGAASIIAKVTRDRMMKEYEKEFPAFSFGIHKGYPTARHREELAQKGPCEIHRRSFKLL
- the trmD gene encoding tRNA (guanosine(37)-N1)-methyltransferase TrmD, whose translation is MLKKIEILTIFPHFFDSYLQQSLVGKALQKKLFSVLVQDLRLFTQNKHKRVDDSPYGGGAGMVLSPAPLAAAIQDYKQREAGGRLIYLTPQGPLLKQEKIKSWVSDFENILLICGRYEGIDQRIIDKYVDEEISIGDYILSGGEVAAQVVIDACLRLIPGVIGKEESLQEESIEWGLLEYPHYTRPEVFEDLPVPETLLSGNPKKIKAWRLEQALEKTRIRRPDLLDKFDKKKGS
- a CDS encoding DUF456 domain-containing protein; protein product: MHFVPEIILLLASLVGVALVPLGLPGTWLIFALSFLYSLLWNFSRSSSDFKVLALLFILALMGEILELFVSFWGAKKLQVSTGAFWASLAGGLLGALIGVPVFLIGSLLGLLLGTFLGAFVYEYVKRQSFKNATLSAFAVFFSRMVASFMKTALALGMWVYLLFKV
- the rplS gene encoding 50S ribosomal protein L19; the encoded protein is MNTLQKICYQNLPAVKASTFKAGDSVKVHCRIIEGEKERIQIFEGVVIRIHNNGLSSTFTVRKVSYGVGVERIFPYYSPTLEKIETLARGRVRRAKLYYLRELKGKKARITEEQRKILIPEPAPQVAVSTEAQPA